A genomic window from Akkermansiaceae bacterium includes:
- the rlmB gene encoding 23S rRNA (guanosine(2251)-2'-O)-methyltransferase RlmB, giving the protein MRKRGREGEARDNKHVRGNRPDKSNKSRTEEDLYALISAQEAPLLLVLDCVQDPHNLGAILRTADGAGVTAVVAPKDKSAGITDTVRRISVGAADTVPFFQVTNLSRTMKQLQKAGVWLVGTSDAGEGTLYETDLKGPIGIVMGAEGTGMRRLTEDNCDFLIKIPMAGKVECLNVSVATAVCLYEAVRQRLVPST; this is encoded by the coding sequence ATGAGAAAACGAGGAAGAGAAGGTGAGGCGCGTGATAATAAACACGTGCGGGGCAACAGGCCCGACAAATCAAACAAGTCGCGCACTGAAGAGGATCTCTACGCGCTGATCAGCGCACAAGAGGCACCTCTCTTGCTGGTTCTCGACTGTGTCCAGGACCCTCACAACCTGGGTGCCATACTGAGAACCGCCGATGGCGCAGGTGTCACGGCCGTGGTAGCCCCCAAAGACAAATCCGCCGGCATCACCGACACCGTCCGCCGCATATCCGTGGGCGCGGCCGACACGGTCCCGTTTTTCCAGGTCACCAATCTTTCCCGCACCATGAAACAACTGCAAAAAGCAGGTGTCTGGCTCGTCGGCACCAGCGATGCAGGTGAGGGGACTCTTTACGAAACCGATCTCAAAGGCCCCATCGGCATCGTCATGGGCGCCGAGGGCACCGGCATGCGCCGCCTCACCGAGGACAACTGCGATTTCCTCATCAAAATCCCCATGGCCGGCAAAGTCGAATGCCTCAACGTCAGCGTAGCCACCGCCGTCTGCCTCTACGAGGCGGTCAGGCAGAGGCTGGTTCCTAGCACATAG